A part of Chitinimonas koreensis genomic DNA contains:
- a CDS encoding family 2A encapsulin nanocompartment shell protein — protein MADQDARQALGDHAARQLANATKTVPQLSTITPRWLVHLLQWNPVEAGIYRLNRVKNPRDVRVACSQRDEAELPQTFVDYEEAPREYILNAVSTVLDVHTRVSDLYSSPHDQIREQLRLTIETIKERQENELINNPEYGLLANVDPTQRISTLTGAPTPDDLDELITKVWKEPAFFLLHPLTIAAFGRECTRRGVPPPTVSLFGSQFLTWRGLPLIPSDKVPIDEDGKTKILLLRVGEKRQGVIGLYQPGLAGEQSPGLSVRFMGINRNAIASYLISLYCSLAVLTEDALAVLDDVEIGKYHDYSDTYK, from the coding sequence ATGGCAGACCAGGACGCCCGCCAGGCGCTCGGCGATCACGCCGCACGCCAGTTGGCCAACGCAACCAAGACCGTACCGCAGCTTTCCACCATCACCCCGCGCTGGCTGGTCCACCTGCTGCAGTGGAACCCGGTCGAGGCCGGCATCTACCGCCTCAACCGGGTGAAGAACCCGCGCGACGTGCGCGTGGCCTGCTCGCAGCGCGACGAGGCCGAGCTGCCGCAGACCTTCGTCGACTACGAGGAGGCGCCGCGCGAGTACATCCTCAACGCGGTCAGCACCGTGCTCGACGTGCATACCCGCGTGTCCGATCTCTACAGCAGCCCGCACGACCAGATCCGCGAGCAGTTGCGGCTGACCATCGAGACGATCAAGGAGCGACAGGAAAACGAGCTGATCAACAATCCCGAGTATGGCCTCTTGGCCAACGTCGACCCGACCCAGCGCATCTCGACGCTGACCGGCGCGCCGACGCCGGACGACCTCGACGAGCTGATCACCAAGGTGTGGAAGGAGCCGGCCTTCTTCCTGCTGCACCCGCTGACCATCGCCGCCTTCGGCCGCGAATGCACGCGCCGCGGCGTGCCGCCGCCGACGGTGAGCCTGTTCGGTTCTCAGTTCCTGACCTGGCGTGGCCTGCCGCTGATCCCGTCGGACAAGGTGCCGATCGACGAGGATGGCAAGACCAAGATCCTGCTGCTGCGCGTCGGCGAGAAGCGCCAGGGCGTGATCGGCCTGTACCAGCCGGGCCTCGCCGGCGAGCAGAGCCCGGGGCTGTCGGTGCGCTTCATGGGCATCAACCGCAACGCCATCGCCTCCTACCTGATTTCGCTGTACTGCTCGCTGGCCG
- the epsC gene encoding serine O-acetyltransferase EpsC — translation MSDAAVLESAVGAAALATPAPADAVNWRLDRVVAELRAARAHWRAEHGRRELAVRELPSREALRDIVNALSGALFPLRLGPVDLREESEDYYVGHTLDSALNALLAQVRLELRFAARQRRLPVDGIEAEALRIVREFAAALPGLRSLLDSDVLAAFRGDPAAGSVDEVLICYPGILAIIHHRIAHHLYRAGLPLVARIIAETAHSQTGIDIHPGAQIGSGFFIDHGTGVVIGETAVIGERVRVYQAVTLGAKRFPADDEGHLHKGLPRHPIVEDDVVIYAGATILGRITLGRGAVIGGNVWLTRSVAPGSHITQANVQSEDLPAGPREGASA, via the coding sequence ATGTCTGATGCCGCCGTCCTCGAATCCGCCGTGGGCGCCGCCGCGTTGGCCACCCCGGCTCCGGCTGACGCGGTCAACTGGCGGCTCGACCGCGTGGTCGCCGAGCTGCGCGCCGCCCGCGCCCACTGGCGCGCCGAACACGGCCGGCGCGAGCTGGCCGTGCGCGAGCTGCCTTCGCGCGAAGCGCTGCGCGATATCGTTAACGCGCTCAGCGGCGCGCTGTTCCCGTTGCGGCTGGGCCCGGTCGACCTGCGCGAGGAGAGCGAGGACTACTACGTCGGCCACACGCTCGACAGCGCGCTCAACGCGCTGCTGGCCCAGGTGCGGCTCGAGCTGCGCTTCGCCGCCCGCCAGCGCCGGCTGCCTGTCGACGGCATCGAGGCCGAGGCGCTGCGCATCGTGCGCGAATTCGCCGCCGCGCTGCCGGGCCTCCGAAGCCTGCTCGACAGCGACGTGCTGGCCGCCTTCCGCGGCGATCCGGCCGCCGGCAGCGTCGACGAGGTGCTGATCTGCTACCCCGGCATCCTGGCCATCATCCACCACCGCATCGCCCACCACCTGTACCGCGCCGGCCTGCCGCTGGTGGCGCGGATCATCGCCGAGACCGCCCATTCGCAGACCGGCATCGACATCCATCCGGGCGCGCAGATCGGCAGCGGCTTCTTCATCGACCACGGCACCGGCGTGGTGATCGGCGAGACCGCGGTGATCGGCGAGCGCGTGCGCGTCTACCAGGCGGTCACGCTCGGCGCCAAGCGCTTCCCGGCCGACGACGAGGGCCATCTGCACAAGGGCCTGCCGCGCCACCCGATCGTCGAGGACGACGTGGTCATCTACGCCGGCGCCACCATCCTCGGCCGCATCACGCTGGGCCGCGGCGCGGTCATCGGCGGCAACGTCTGGCTCACGCGCAGCGTGGCGCCGGGCAGCCACATCACCCAGGCGAACGTCCAGAGCGAGGACCTGCCCGCAGGCCCGCGCGAAGGGGCGTCCGCCTGA